A region from the Candidatus Thiothrix putei genome encodes:
- a CDS encoding DUF1840 domain-containing protein: protein MIRFTSPAAASVSMFEKDAKALIRMMGHSGTIPSAIRAEDVATALQCLEAALKAEAAQTDATTKQPPADAEETAVSTNVRAYPLLELLRAAVAKQKNVMWEQDKAFF, encoded by the coding sequence CGCTGCCAGTGTTTCCATGTTTGAAAAAGATGCGAAAGCCCTGATTCGCATGATGGGGCATAGTGGTACGATTCCCAGTGCCATCCGTGCCGAAGACGTGGCAACCGCACTGCAATGCCTTGAAGCCGCCTTAAAAGCCGAAGCCGCTCAAACTGATGCCACCACCAAGCAACCACCAGCAGATGCGGAAGAAACCGCCGTTAGCACTAATGTTCGCGCTTACCCTTTGCTGGAATTGCTCCGAGCCGCAGTTGCCAAGCAGAAAAATGTGATGTGGGAACAAGATAAGGCATTTTTCTAA
- a CDS encoding F0F1 ATP synthase subunit epsilon, whose amino-acid sequence MAMTFHLDVVTAEQALFSGTVEEVIAPGVMGDLGILPRHSQLISKLRAGELQYKTEEGVMASLFVSGGVLEVQPHVVTVLADTGMRAEDLDEAAAREAMKQAQDALQGKDPEDLDYEAIQTELESAKAQIEMLHRIGKLRGH is encoded by the coding sequence ATGGCGATGACATTTCATTTGGACGTAGTGACGGCAGAACAAGCACTGTTCTCTGGCACAGTCGAAGAAGTGATTGCACCGGGTGTAATGGGTGATTTGGGTATTTTGCCACGTCACTCCCAGTTGATTTCCAAGCTGCGTGCAGGTGAATTGCAGTACAAAACCGAGGAAGGCGTAATGGCATCGCTGTTCGTCTCCGGTGGCGTGCTGGAAGTTCAGCCGCATGTAGTGACGGTATTGGCTGACACCGGGATGCGTGCGGAAGACCTCGACGAGGCCGCCGCCCGCGAAGCGATGAAGCAAGCCCAAGACGCGCTGCAAGGCAAAGACCCGGAAGACCTCGATTATGAGGCGATCCAGACTGAGCTGGAGTCAGCGAAGGCGCAGATCGAAATGCTGCACCGTATCGGTAAGCTGCGCGGTCACTGA
- the atpD gene encoding F0F1 ATP synthase subunit beta — MSTGNIVQVIGAVVDVEFPRTAVPAVYDALTVADQGLTLEVQQQLGDGIVRTIAMGASDGLKRGMQAVNTGAPISVPVGPGTLGRVMNVLGEPVDNAGEVVCDKKMPIHRAPPAYDELSSGIDILETGIKVIDLIMPIAKGGKIGLFGGAGVGKTVTLMELINNIAKQHSGLSVFAGVGERTREGNDFYHEMTEGGVIDKVALVYGQMNEPPGNRLRVALTGLTMAEYFRDEGRDVLMFVDNIYRYTLAGTEVSALLGRMPSAVGYQPTLAEEMGALQERITSTKTGSITSFQAVYVPADDLTDPSPATTFAHLDATLVLSRNIAELGIYPAVDPLDSTSRQLDPLVVGQEHYSIARGVQGILQRYKELKDIIAILGMDELSDEDKQVVGRARRIQRFLSQPFFVAEVFTGSPGKYVTLKETLSSFKAILNGEYDHLPEQAFYMVGGIDEVVEKATKL, encoded by the coding sequence ATGAGTACTGGAAACATCGTTCAAGTCATCGGCGCGGTTGTTGATGTGGAATTCCCACGCACTGCTGTGCCAGCGGTCTACGATGCGTTAACAGTAGCCGACCAAGGTCTGACCTTGGAAGTCCAGCAGCAGTTGGGTGACGGCATTGTACGCACCATCGCGATGGGGGCATCTGATGGCCTTAAGCGCGGTATGCAAGCAGTAAACACAGGCGCACCGATTTCTGTGCCTGTTGGTCCGGGTACATTGGGACGTGTCATGAACGTTCTGGGTGAACCGGTTGATAATGCAGGCGAAGTTGTCTGCGACAAGAAAATGCCAATCCACCGTGCGCCACCTGCGTATGATGAATTGTCATCCGGTATTGACATTCTGGAAACAGGCATCAAGGTTATCGACCTGATCATGCCAATCGCCAAGGGTGGTAAAATCGGTCTGTTCGGTGGTGCGGGTGTAGGTAAAACCGTAACGCTGATGGAACTGATCAATAACATCGCTAAGCAACACAGCGGTTTGTCCGTGTTTGCGGGTGTTGGTGAACGTACTCGTGAAGGGAACGACTTCTACCACGAAATGACTGAAGGCGGCGTTATCGACAAGGTAGCACTGGTTTACGGTCAGATGAATGAACCACCTGGCAACCGTCTGCGCGTAGCGTTGACTGGTCTGACCATGGCGGAATATTTCCGTGACGAAGGCCGTGACGTACTGATGTTCGTTGACAACATCTACCGTTACACGCTGGCGGGTACGGAAGTATCCGCACTGTTGGGTCGTATGCCATCGGCGGTAGGTTATCAGCCAACACTGGCGGAAGAAATGGGCGCACTGCAAGAGCGTATCACTTCCACCAAAACGGGTTCGATCACCTCGTTCCAAGCGGTTTACGTGCCTGCGGATGACTTAACTGACCCATCCCCAGCTACCACGTTCGCCCACTTGGATGCGACACTGGTATTGTCACGTAATATCGCGGAACTGGGTATTTACCCAGCGGTAGATCCACTTGACTCCACCTCGCGTCAGCTTGACCCGCTGGTCGTTGGTCAGGAACACTACAGTATTGCGCGTGGCGTTCAAGGTATCCTGCAACGTTACAAAGAACTCAAGGACATCATCGCGATCTTGGGTATGGACGAACTCTCTGACGAAGACAAACAAGTCGTCGGTCGTGCGCGTCGTATCCAACGCTTCCTGTCCCAGCCGTTCTTCGTAGCGGAAGTGTTCACGGGTTCACCGGGTAAATACGTTACCCTGAAAGAAACCTTGAGCAGCTTCAAAGCCATCCTGAACGGTGAATACGACCACTTGCCAGAACAAGCGTTCTACATGGTCGGCGGCATCGACGAAGTGGTCGAAAAAGCTACGAAGCTCTGA
- the atpG gene encoding F0F1 ATP synthase subunit gamma: MAVGKEILTQIKSIGNTKKITKAMEMVAASKMRRAQDRMKASRPYAEKMRQVVNHVAYGHLEYKHPYTQVRENVKRVGYIIMSSDRGLCGGLNVNLFKKALQSIAEWKKQDVEVDICVFGAKASAAFRRYGIVAQKTHMGDAPKVADMVGTIKVMLDAYEEGRIDRLFLVENEFVNSMTQRPQVTQLIPLVATGTDSIKHHWDYLYEPESKEVIDALMQRYIESIIYQGAVENVACEMAARMVAMKSASDNAGKMIGDLKLIYNKARQAAITQEISEIVAGAAAV, from the coding sequence ATGGCAGTTGGTAAAGAAATACTGACCCAGATCAAGAGTATCGGCAATACCAAGAAGATCACCAAGGCAATGGAGATGGTTGCTGCATCCAAAATGCGCCGTGCGCAAGACCGGATGAAAGCCAGCCGTCCTTATGCTGAGAAAATGCGCCAAGTGGTTAACCACGTGGCGTATGGTCATCTTGAGTACAAACACCCTTATACCCAGGTGCGCGAAAACGTCAAACGGGTTGGCTACATCATCATGTCCTCTGACCGGGGCTTGTGTGGTGGCTTGAACGTCAACCTGTTTAAGAAAGCCTTGCAGAGTATTGCGGAATGGAAAAAGCAGGATGTCGAAGTCGACATCTGCGTTTTCGGTGCAAAAGCATCTGCGGCTTTCCGTCGTTACGGGATCGTTGCCCAGAAAACCCACATGGGCGATGCGCCCAAAGTGGCGGATATGGTAGGCACAATTAAGGTAATGCTGGATGCTTACGAAGAAGGTCGCATTGATCGCCTTTTCTTGGTTGAGAATGAATTCGTTAACAGCATGACGCAACGTCCGCAAGTGACGCAGCTCATTCCGTTGGTCGCCACAGGCACGGATTCAATCAAGCACCATTGGGACTATCTCTACGAGCCTGAGTCGAAAGAAGTTATTGACGCATTGATGCAGCGTTACATTGAATCAATCATTTACCAAGGTGCTGTTGAAAACGTTGCCTGTGAAATGGCAGCGCGGATGGTCGCCATGAAGAGCGCATCCGACAACGCCGGTAAAATGATTGGTGATTTGAAGCTGATCTACAACAAAGCGCGTCAGGCGGCGATTACTCAGGAAATTTCCGAGATTGTTGCAGGTGCTGCGGCTGTCTAA
- the atpA gene encoding F0F1 ATP synthase subunit alpha codes for MQLNPTEISDLIKKRISSFESGAEARTEGTVVSVTDGIVRLHGLGDVMSGEMIEFSNGSYGLALNLERDSVGAVVLGDYKGITEGDTVKCTGRILEVPHGRGLLGRVVDALGNPIDGKGPVENDGFAPIERMAPGVIERKSVDQPLQTGVKALDAMVPIGRGQRELIIGDRQTGKTAVAVDAIINQKGKNVKCVYVAVGQKASSVANVVRKLEEYGALEYTVVVAATAADPASMQYLAPYAGCTMGEYFRDRGEDALIVYDDLTKQAWAYRQVSLLLRRPPGREAYPGDVFYLHSRLLERAARVNKEYVEEFTKGEVKGQTGSLTALPIIETQGGDVSAFVPTNVISITDGQIFLESDLFNAGIRPAINAGLSVSRVGGSAQTKIIKKLGGGVRLALAQYRELAAFSQFASDLDEGTRKSLARGQRVTELMKQPQFSPLSVAEMAFSLYAANEGFLDDVDAKKIVDFEAAMLSYLRSSQKELLDKINEKGDFNDEIAGAMKKALETFKSTNTW; via the coding sequence ATGCAACTTAACCCAACTGAAATCAGTGACCTGATTAAAAAGCGCATCAGCAGCTTTGAGTCTGGTGCTGAAGCTCGCACTGAGGGTACGGTTGTCTCCGTTACGGATGGTATCGTCCGCCTTCACGGGCTTGGCGATGTAATGTCTGGCGAGATGATCGAATTCTCCAACGGCTCTTACGGTCTGGCTTTGAACCTAGAACGTGATTCCGTCGGTGCGGTTGTCCTTGGTGATTACAAAGGTATCACTGAAGGCGACACTGTAAAATGTACTGGTCGTATCTTAGAAGTACCCCACGGTCGTGGTTTGCTGGGTCGCGTTGTTGACGCACTGGGCAATCCGATTGACGGTAAAGGCCCTGTTGAAAACGACGGTTTCGCGCCGATTGAGCGTATGGCTCCGGGCGTTATCGAACGTAAATCGGTTGACCAACCGCTGCAAACCGGCGTGAAAGCACTGGATGCAATGGTTCCCATCGGTCGTGGTCAGCGTGAATTGATTATCGGCGACCGCCAAACCGGTAAAACGGCAGTGGCAGTTGATGCGATTATCAACCAGAAGGGCAAAAACGTAAAATGCGTTTATGTCGCGGTTGGTCAAAAAGCCTCTTCCGTTGCTAACGTAGTACGGAAACTCGAAGAGTACGGTGCACTGGAATACACGGTGGTGGTTGCGGCAACAGCGGCTGACCCCGCTTCCATGCAATACCTCGCGCCTTACGCGGGTTGCACCATGGGTGAATACTTCCGTGACCGTGGCGAAGACGCTTTGATCGTTTATGACGATTTGACCAAGCAGGCTTGGGCTTACCGTCAGGTTTCCCTGTTGCTGCGCCGCCCACCGGGTCGTGAGGCATATCCAGGGGATGTTTTCTACCTGCACTCCCGTTTGCTGGAACGTGCAGCGCGTGTTAACAAGGAATACGTTGAAGAATTCACCAAAGGCGAAGTGAAAGGCCAAACCGGTTCATTGACCGCACTGCCAATCATCGAAACCCAAGGCGGTGACGTTTCTGCCTTCGTACCGACCAACGTTATCTCGATCACTGATGGTCAGATCTTCTTGGAAAGCGACCTGTTCAATGCCGGTATCCGCCCTGCGATCAACGCAGGTTTGTCGGTTTCCCGCGTAGGCGGTTCTGCACAAACCAAGATCATCAAGAAACTCGGTGGTGGTGTACGTTTGGCATTGGCGCAGTACCGTGAATTGGCAGCATTCTCCCAGTTCGCATCTGACCTCGACGAAGGTACTCGTAAGTCTTTGGCTCGTGGTCAACGTGTTACCGAACTGATGAAGCAGCCGCAATTCTCCCCACTGTCCGTCGCAGAAATGGCGTTCTCGCTGTACGCCGCCAACGAGGGTTTCCTCGATGACGTCGATGCGAAGAAAATTGTGGACTTTGAAGCCGCGATGCTGAGCTATCTGCGCTCTTCTCAAAAGGAACTGCTGGACAAGATCAACGAGAAAGGTGATTTCAACGACGAGATTGCTGGTGCAATGAAAAAAGCACTGGAAACTTTCAAGTCGACCAACACTTGGTAA
- a CDS encoding F0F1 ATP synthase subunit delta, giving the protein MSDLTTAARPYARAVFEMAQEAGKLTEWSAQLAAMSAVVAADGSSALLAHPRMTKEQKADVFAEIAGDALDDQGRNLLKALAENDRFSLLPEISTIFEQMKAEAEGAIEAEIISAQEMSDDQQQTIAAALQKRLGREIKLVTTVDPTLMGGAIIRAGDLVIDGSIQSRLKDMKAALAR; this is encoded by the coding sequence ATGTCTGATTTGACAACCGCTGCCCGTCCTTACGCCCGTGCGGTGTTTGAGATGGCGCAGGAAGCCGGGAAACTGACCGAGTGGTCAGCGCAACTGGCAGCCATGTCTGCGGTGGTCGCGGCTGACGGTTCATCTGCCTTGTTGGCTCATCCTCGCATGACCAAAGAACAGAAAGCGGACGTGTTCGCCGAGATTGCAGGTGATGCACTCGACGACCAAGGCCGTAATCTGCTCAAGGCACTGGCAGAGAATGACCGTTTTTCATTATTGCCTGAAATTTCTACCATCTTTGAACAAATGAAGGCGGAAGCGGAAGGTGCGATTGAAGCGGAAATTATTTCTGCACAGGAAATGAGCGATGACCAGCAGCAGACCATTGCTGCGGCACTCCAAAAACGCTTGGGACGTGAGATTAAGCTCGTCACTACAGTAGACCCGACCCTGATGGGGGGCGCAATTATTCGCGCCGGTGACTTGGTGATCGACGGCTCAATCCAGAGCAGGCTGAAAGATATGAAGGCGGCGTTGGCGCGTTAA
- a CDS encoding F0F1 ATP synthase subunit B, translating to MNVTATLIGQMIVFSILIWFIKGVLWEPMLKVLEDRKARIADGLAAAEKGKHEEELARKHALDELKKAKAEAAEIVAQAQKRASEIVDEAKSAAVEEAGRVKVAAQADIEQEVSRARESLRSQVSALAIAGAEKILGREVDAKAHAKALDELAAQI from the coding sequence ATGAACGTAACTGCAACCCTGATTGGGCAGATGATCGTTTTTTCGATCCTGATCTGGTTCATCAAAGGTGTTCTGTGGGAACCGATGCTGAAAGTGCTGGAAGATCGTAAAGCGCGTATCGCTGATGGTCTTGCTGCTGCCGAAAAAGGCAAGCACGAAGAAGAATTGGCTCGCAAACACGCCTTGGATGAGCTGAAAAAAGCCAAAGCTGAAGCTGCTGAAATCGTCGCACAAGCGCAAAAGCGTGCGTCTGAAATCGTGGACGAAGCCAAGAGTGCTGCTGTGGAAGAAGCAGGTCGCGTAAAAGTGGCGGCTCAGGCAGACATCGAGCAGGAAGTTTCCCGCGCTCGTGAAAGCTTGCGTTCACAGGTGTCTGCACTGGCGATTGCTGGGGCTGAGAAAATTCTTGGTCGCGAAGTGGATGCCAAAGCTCACGCTAAAGCATTGGATGAACTGGCTGCGCAAATTTAA
- the atpE gene encoding F0F1 ATP synthase subunit C has product MDAQVVAMIYSYTAVGVGIILAAAGLGSALGWGMICSKFIEGIARQPEMRAQLTGQMLFTGGLMEAFPMIVLGISMWFIFANPFIGAAKAAMGAG; this is encoded by the coding sequence ATGGATGCACAAGTTGTTGCAATGATCTATTCCTACACTGCTGTAGGCGTTGGCATTATCTTGGCGGCTGCTGGTCTGGGTTCAGCGCTGGGCTGGGGTATGATCTGTTCTAAATTTATCGAAGGTATCGCTCGCCAACCTGAAATGCGTGCGCAACTGACTGGTCAAATGTTGTTTACCGGCGGCTTGATGGAAGCATTCCCAATGATCGTTCTGGGTATCTCCATGTGGTTCATCTTTGCCAACCCGTTCATCGGTGCTGCTAAAGCTGCAATGGGTGCTGGTTAA
- the atpB gene encoding F0F1 ATP synthase subunit A produces MSESNAPAISNPVEYIQHHLTNWSVGVEHGKQVKIVDFSVFHVDVFLFSVLLAGLVAFFAWKIGRNLNPDKPTGAQNVVETLLEFVNQQVKDIFPNADRLIGPLALTIFVWVLLMNAMDFLPVDLLPALAGGIASLFGADPHHVYLKVVPTTNLDTTFGLALSVFALIIFYNIKHKGLWGYTKQFLFHPFGPYLMPVNIVMTAIEEVAKPVSLGLRLFGNMFAGELLFLLIALLAFSVWAMPAQIALGTLWAIFHMLVVPLQAFIFMLLTIVYLGLASQNDEHH; encoded by the coding sequence GTGAGCGAGTCTAACGCGCCAGCAATCTCAAATCCTGTCGAGTACATCCAGCACCATCTGACCAACTGGAGCGTTGGCGTTGAACACGGTAAGCAAGTCAAGATTGTTGACTTCAGCGTGTTTCATGTCGATGTTTTTTTGTTCAGTGTGTTACTCGCAGGTTTGGTTGCATTTTTTGCTTGGAAAATAGGCAGAAACCTGAATCCTGATAAGCCCACCGGGGCACAAAATGTCGTCGAGACATTACTTGAGTTTGTTAACCAACAGGTAAAGGATATTTTTCCAAATGCTGACCGTTTAATCGGCCCGCTTGCACTGACAATTTTTGTCTGGGTGCTGCTGATGAATGCCATGGACTTCTTGCCGGTTGATTTGTTACCAGCATTAGCGGGTGGTATTGCCAGCCTGTTCGGTGCAGATCCACATCATGTTTACCTGAAAGTCGTGCCGACCACCAATCTGGATACCACGTTCGGTTTGGCTTTAAGTGTATTCGCACTGATTATTTTCTATAACATTAAACACAAAGGTCTGTGGGGTTATACCAAACAGTTCCTATTCCACCCATTCGGACCTTACCTAATGCCAGTTAACATTGTGATGACGGCGATTGAGGAGGTGGCGAAGCCCGTCAGTCTCGGTCTGCGTTTGTTCGGAAACATGTTTGCGGGTGAATTGTTGTTCCTGTTGATTGCACTGTTGGCGTTTTCAGTTTGGGCAATGCCTGCTCAGATTGCATTGGGCACATTGTGGGCGATTTTCCATATGCTGGTGGTTCCGTTGCAGGCATTTATCTTTATGCTGCTGACCATTGTGTATCTGGGGCTGGCCAGCCAGAACGACGAACACCATTAA
- a CDS encoding ATP synthase subunit I, whose product MRSILIIQFILMLGGVAVSWSYQGDSALLPAFYGGAIALANTLLLSRRVVQAGEMAKTSPQQSVNALYFGVVQRFVFVLVALGLGLGYLKLSPVPLLGTFMVSQLAYMLMGTRQVG is encoded by the coding sequence ATGCGAAGCATACTCATTATTCAATTTATCTTGATGTTGGGCGGTGTAGCGGTGTCGTGGTCATACCAAGGTGATTCAGCATTGTTGCCTGCATTTTACGGCGGTGCTATTGCACTCGCAAATACCTTGCTGTTATCGCGTCGCGTGGTGCAAGCAGGGGAGATGGCAAAAACCAGTCCACAGCAAAGCGTGAATGCTTTGTATTTTGGTGTGGTACAACGATTTGTATTTGTGTTAGTTGCGTTAGGTTTAGGTCTGGGCTATTTGAAGTTGTCCCCTGTTCCACTCCTCGGCACGTTTATGGTGTCGCAACTGGCTTATATGCTGATGGGAACTCGCCAAGTCGGGTGA
- a CDS encoding thioredoxin fold domain-containing protein, translated as MHSNRHRTAISLLSLTLWIISLIPTAFAEEIIPETNDFYALQQEMKSKGLPLLLAFRADYCGFCRRLETEHLEPMLRSGQYDSRILIRRFDIGGNQTVIDFNGNKINAEEFAAKHQASLTPTLLFLNAEGNEVAERLLGYNSPDFYGAYLESAISAAQQAVN; from the coding sequence ATGCACTCGAACCGGCATCGCACCGCCATATCATTACTAAGCCTGACATTATGGATAATATCACTGATACCCACTGCCTTTGCTGAAGAGATCATTCCAGAAACTAACGACTTCTATGCTTTACAGCAGGAAATGAAAAGCAAAGGACTACCATTACTGCTCGCATTTCGGGCAGATTACTGTGGGTTTTGCAGAAGATTAGAAACCGAACACCTTGAACCTATGTTGCGCAGTGGTCAGTATGATTCACGTATTCTAATTCGCCGCTTTGACATAGGCGGTAATCAAACTGTGATTGATTTTAATGGCAACAAGATCAATGCAGAGGAGTTTGCGGCAAAACATCAAGCATCACTAACACCAACACTGCTCTTTTTGAATGCGGAAGGTAATGAAGTAGCAGAACGCCTACTAGGGTATAACAGCCCTGACTTTTACGGTGCTTATTTAGAAAGCGCCATTAGCGCTGCGCAACAAGCAGTGAATTGA
- a CDS encoding LytTR family DNA-binding domain-containing protein, producing MTLKILIVDDEEYARARIKGLLASQVDYGVCAEAENGVDAVIMTERYQPDIVLMDISMPGMDGLEAARHISGMDSPPAVIFTTAYGEYALEAFSTKATGYLMKPIRQEQLLQSLEQARSLNRAQRMEALENREGRNLLSRKHICARMRGNLELIPIEDVVYFQADQKYVTVRHKKGEVIIEESLKSLETDLADRFIRIHRNALVSKSAIAGLSKSSVGRTQIVLDNVNDQLEVSRRHLAEVRRFVRNR from the coding sequence ATGACATTAAAAATTTTAATCGTTGACGATGAGGAGTATGCGCGTGCCCGCATTAAGGGGTTGTTGGCAAGCCAAGTCGATTATGGTGTTTGTGCAGAAGCCGAAAACGGGGTGGATGCAGTGATTATGACCGAGCGTTATCAGCCCGACATCGTGCTCATGGATATTTCCATGCCCGGTATGGATGGGTTGGAAGCGGCGCGGCATATTTCGGGCATGGATAGCCCGCCAGCCGTCATATTCACCACAGCGTATGGTGAATATGCTTTAGAAGCCTTTTCAACAAAAGCAACAGGGTATCTTATGAAGCCTATTAGACAAGAACAATTATTACAAAGTCTGGAACAAGCCCGTTCACTGAACCGTGCGCAACGTATGGAAGCGCTGGAAAATCGTGAAGGGCGTAATCTGCTGTCACGTAAGCATATTTGTGCGCGGATGCGAGGGAACCTTGAGTTGATTCCCATTGAAGATGTGGTGTATTTCCAAGCCGACCAAAAATACGTGACAGTGCGTCATAAGAAAGGCGAGGTTATCATCGAGGAGTCATTGAAATCACTGGAAACGGATTTGGCAGACCGTTTTATTCGTATCCACCGTAATGCACTGGTTTCCAAAAGTGCGATTGCAGGGTTGTCGAAATCATCTGTAGGTCGTACTCAAATCGTGCTGGATAATGTCAACGATCAATTGGAAGTCAGTCGTCGCCACTTGGCGGAAGTGCGTCGATTCGTGCGTAACCGTTAA
- a CDS encoding histidine kinase, which yields MLLRAVLAGELLAMVLALVVATDLRDFFVNLGLHSLFVLWVMLASMFTLCFIGRFLVNPSVSQASVIVLATVAGFILIASVLGLLMSSSSRGADSILTDALFVFKNLVISLIITLVLLRYFYIHGQWEETVESDSAAKYDALQARMRPHFLFNSLNTIAHLVHIDPNKAEAALLDLADIMRLTLDKRSRIALKEELELTLAYLRMEGLRLGERRLTVKLDMDQNSLPLDMDIPPFLLQPLVENAVYHGIQPRQDGGLLTVSLYDAGDRLDVSVTNPLPPSGMSTHTKGNHIAQENMVKRLHLAYGDRANLKIQKNVQQYRVSFSIPKE from the coding sequence GTGCTATTGCGTGCAGTTCTGGCAGGTGAGTTATTGGCAATGGTATTGGCGTTGGTGGTGGCAACGGATTTGCGAGATTTCTTCGTTAATCTTGGGTTGCATTCCCTGTTTGTGTTATGGGTAATGCTGGCCTCTATGTTTACGCTCTGCTTCATCGGTCGATTTTTGGTTAATCCTTCTGTATCTCAAGCCTCAGTTATTGTCTTGGCTACGGTTGCTGGCTTTATTTTGATTGCCTCGGTTTTGGGATTGTTGATGTCAAGTAGTAGCAGGGGGGCTGACAGTATATTAACCGACGCCCTGTTCGTGTTTAAAAACTTGGTGATTAGTTTGATTATCACCTTGGTCTTGCTGCGATATTTTTACATTCATGGACAGTGGGAGGAGACAGTCGAGTCTGATTCGGCTGCTAAGTACGATGCGTTACAAGCTCGGATGCGCCCACATTTTCTATTCAACAGTCTGAATACGATTGCACACTTGGTGCATATTGATCCCAATAAAGCAGAGGCAGCGCTATTAGACCTAGCCGATATTATGCGTCTTACACTCGACAAACGGTCGCGGATTGCACTCAAAGAAGAGTTAGAGTTAACACTGGCGTATTTGCGTATGGAAGGTTTGCGTTTGGGAGAACGCCGCCTGACCGTTAAATTAGATATGGATCAAAACAGTTTGCCATTGGATATGGATATTCCTCCCTTTTTACTGCAACCATTGGTGGAAAATGCAGTTTACCATGGTATTCAGCCACGGCAGGATGGTGGCTTGTTAACGGTTAGTTTGTATGACGCAGGTGATCGTTTGGATGTTTCTGTTACCAACCCCTTACCACCTTCAGGTATGAGTACTCATACCAAAGGCAATCATATTGCGCAGGAAAATATGGTGAAACGCTTGCATCTTGCCTATGGCGACCGCGCTAATCTAAAAATCCAAAAGAATGTACAACAATATCGGGTTTCGTTTTCCATCCCCAAGGAGTAG